From Streptomyces sp. GSL17-111, one genomic window encodes:
- a CDS encoding FAD binding domain-containing protein, whose protein sequence is MSTHAPHAPHDPGVTRSVTLPTTLDEAVAALTAMPAAVPVAGGTDLMVDVNAGRLRPAALVGLGRISEIRSWEYQDGHGLLGAGLTHARMGRPDFAALFPALAAAARAAGPPQTRNAGTLGGNIVSAAPTGDTLPVLAALEAVLVVAGPGGARRETPVSHLLSGRELLNPGEVVGHIRVPLLHAPQTFLKATGRTGPSRALASAAVVLDPARRGVRCAVGAVAPMPLRPLEAEQWVASLIDWSMVRVRGEVALAPEALRAFGDYVAMACIPDPAPGPDDGETPALPPAVLQLRRTVAALARRALGRALA, encoded by the coding sequence TTGAGCACGCACGCACCGCATGCGCCACACGATCCCGGGGTGACGCGGTCCGTCACCCTGCCGACGACGCTGGACGAGGCCGTGGCGGCACTCACCGCCATGCCCGCGGCCGTGCCCGTCGCCGGCGGCACCGACCTGATGGTGGACGTCAACGCCGGGCGGCTGCGCCCCGCGGCCCTCGTCGGCCTCGGCCGGATCAGCGAGATCCGCAGCTGGGAGTACCAGGACGGGCACGGCCTCCTCGGCGCCGGACTCACCCACGCCCGCATGGGCCGCCCCGACTTCGCCGCCCTCTTCCCCGCCCTCGCCGCCGCCGCCCGTGCCGCCGGTCCGCCGCAGACCCGCAACGCCGGAACCCTCGGCGGCAACATCGTCAGCGCGGCCCCCACCGGCGACACCCTCCCCGTCCTGGCCGCCCTGGAGGCCGTCCTCGTGGTCGCCGGCCCCGGCGGTGCCCGGCGCGAGACGCCGGTCAGCCACCTCCTGAGCGGCCGCGAGCTGCTCAACCCCGGCGAGGTCGTCGGCCACATCCGGGTGCCGCTGCTGCACGCCCCGCAGACGTTCCTCAAGGCCACCGGCCGCACCGGCCCGAGCCGCGCCCTCGCCTCCGCCGCCGTCGTCCTCGACCCCGCCCGGCGGGGCGTGCGCTGCGCCGTCGGTGCCGTCGCCCCCATGCCGCTGCGCCCACTGGAGGCCGAGCAGTGGGTGGCCTCGCTCATCGACTGGTCCATGGTCCGGGTCCGGGGCGAAGTCGCCCTCGCCCCCGAGGCCCTGCGGGCCTTCGGCGACTACGTGGCGATGGCCTGCATCCCCGACCCCGCCCCCGGCCCGGACGACGGGGAGACGCCCGCCCTGCCGCCGGCCGTCCTCCAACTGCGCCGCACCGTGGCCGCGCTGGCCCGCCGAGCACTCGGGAGGGCGCTCGCATGA
- a CDS encoding 2Fe-2S iron-sulfur cluster-binding protein: protein MTNDPHAPSAHPDASAPPQGGWGGEYDADATAFIQLPPQVTEDGPPGPGHDGRTPLAAPGTGQGWEPPVIPPPTPAATTDPTDTGTWTLPFAPAVADPSAEGGPGDGPAAASAALGQGAAAALAGSHEGRMHADTGAAEPPEQPWAAPAPGGAEPYGTETWDTTAFPAGPHATEPFPAAEPPAFVPHPSPAPDAAAPAAPDAASEPGRPSGATAAPPPEPAEEPPAAAPPAEDDEHPLVSYTLHVNGTERHVADVWLGESLLYVLRERLGLAGAKDGCSQGECGACSVQVDGRLVASCLVPAATAAGCEIRTVEGLSRDGVPSDVQRALAERSGVQCGFCVPGMAMTAHDLLEGNHAPTDLQIRTALCGNLCRCTGYRGVVDAVREVAAERAARSRPQPEDRGGSVEDTGGAPRIPQQAGPSDEGDPQ from the coding sequence ATGACCAACGACCCGCACGCGCCGTCCGCCCACCCCGACGCGTCCGCGCCTCCGCAGGGCGGCTGGGGGGGCGAGTACGACGCCGACGCCACCGCGTTCATCCAGCTCCCGCCGCAGGTGACGGAGGACGGCCCGCCCGGCCCCGGCCACGACGGCCGCACGCCGCTGGCCGCCCCCGGCACCGGGCAGGGCTGGGAGCCGCCGGTCATCCCGCCGCCCACCCCCGCGGCCACCACGGACCCGACGGACACCGGTACCTGGACCCTGCCGTTCGCCCCGGCCGTCGCCGACCCGTCCGCCGAGGGCGGGCCCGGCGACGGCCCGGCCGCCGCCTCGGCCGCGCTCGGTCAGGGCGCCGCCGCCGCGCTGGCCGGTTCCCACGAGGGCCGAATGCACGCCGACACCGGCGCCGCCGAGCCCCCCGAGCAGCCGTGGGCCGCCCCGGCACCGGGCGGAGCCGAGCCGTACGGCACCGAGACGTGGGACACCACGGCGTTCCCCGCCGGACCCCACGCCACGGAACCGTTCCCCGCCGCCGAGCCGCCCGCCTTCGTCCCCCACCCGTCACCGGCCCCGGACGCGGCCGCGCCGGCCGCCCCCGACGCGGCGTCCGAGCCGGGTCGGCCCTCCGGGGCCACGGCGGCGCCCCCGCCGGAGCCCGCCGAGGAGCCGCCCGCCGCCGCACCCCCGGCCGAGGACGACGAGCACCCGCTCGTCTCGTACACGCTGCACGTCAACGGCACGGAGCGGCACGTCGCCGACGTGTGGCTCGGTGAGTCCCTGCTCTACGTCCTGCGGGAACGCCTCGGCCTGGCCGGGGCCAAGGACGGCTGCTCCCAGGGCGAGTGCGGCGCCTGCTCCGTGCAGGTCGACGGACGGCTCGTCGCCTCCTGCCTGGTGCCCGCCGCGACCGCCGCCGGATGCGAGATCCGCACCGTCGAGGGGCTGAGCCGCGACGGCGTCCCCTCCGACGTGCAGCGCGCCCTCGCCGAGCGGTCCGGCGTGCAGTGCGGGTTCTGCGTGCCCGGCATGGCCATGACGGCGCACGACCTGCTGGAGGGCAACCACGCCCCCACCGACCTGCAGATCCGCACCGCCCTGTGCGGCAACCTGTGCCGCTGCACCGGCTACCGGGGCGTCGTCGACGCCGTCCGCGAGGTCGCCGCCGAGCGTGCGGCCCGCTCCCGTCCGCAGCCCGAGGACCGGGGCGGGTCCGTCGAGGACACCGGCGGTGCCCCCCGCATCCCGCAGCAGGCCGGGCCCAGTGACGAGGGAGACCCGCAGTGA
- a CDS encoding xanthine dehydrogenase family protein molybdopterin-binding subunit has product MTSSDAVTATPAGGTPLPSARPHAEPAPHGIGASVLPTDALAKAQGTYAYAADLWAEGLLWAAVLRAPHPHARIVSIDTGQAEAMPGVRAVVTHADVPGDANHGRGVADRPAFARDLVRHYGEAVAAVAADHPDTARLAVAAIAVEYEVLEPVTDPEKAFEAEPLHPDGNVVRHLPLRYGDADATGDVVVEGLYRVGRQDPAPIGAEAGLAVPRVDGGVELYTASTDPHTDRDRVAACCGLPPEQVKVVVTGVPGAMADREDLSVQIPLGLLAIRTGCPVKLAAGREESFLGHPHRHPTLLRYRHHADGAGKLVKVEAQILMDAGAYADGSHEALAAAVSFAAGPYVVPHATIDGWAVRTNNPPSGHVRGEGALQVCAAYEGQMDKLAKALGMDPAELRARNVMATGDLLPTGQAVTCPAPVAELLRGVREAPLPALPEDCPEDQWLLPGGPEGAGEPGAVRRGVGHAVGMVHLLGAEGTDEVATATVKVDGPVATVLCAAVETGQGFTTLARQVVQEVLGVEEVHVAPVDTDQPPAGPGARGRHTWVSAGAVERAAKMVRTQLLQPLAANFGMSTELLSIADGKITSYDGVLSTTVAEALEGKELWATAQCRPHPTEPLDDTGQGDAFVGLAFAAVRAVVDVDVELGSVRVVELAIAQDVGRVLNPAQCRARIEAGLTQGVGAALTEHLRVARGVVRHPDFTGYALPTALDAPDLRIVELVEERDVVAPFGAKSVSAVPLVVAPAAIASAVRAATGRPVNRLPIRPSAVVTE; this is encoded by the coding sequence GTGACGTCCAGCGACGCGGTGACGGCGACCCCGGCCGGGGGCACTCCGCTGCCGTCCGCCCGCCCGCACGCCGAACCGGCACCGCACGGCATCGGCGCGTCCGTCCTGCCCACCGACGCGCTCGCCAAGGCGCAGGGCACCTACGCCTACGCGGCCGACCTGTGGGCCGAGGGCCTGCTGTGGGCGGCCGTCCTGCGGGCCCCGCACCCGCACGCCCGGATCGTCTCCATCGACACCGGGCAGGCCGAGGCCATGCCCGGTGTGCGGGCCGTCGTCACCCACGCCGACGTGCCCGGCGACGCCAACCACGGACGCGGCGTCGCCGACCGTCCCGCCTTCGCCCGCGACCTGGTGCGGCACTACGGCGAGGCCGTCGCCGCCGTCGCCGCCGACCATCCGGACACCGCGCGGCTGGCCGTCGCGGCCATCGCCGTCGAGTACGAGGTCCTGGAGCCCGTCACCGATCCGGAGAAGGCCTTCGAGGCCGAACCGCTGCACCCCGACGGCAACGTGGTGCGCCACCTGCCGCTGCGCTACGGCGACGCCGATGCCACCGGCGACGTCGTCGTGGAGGGGCTCTACCGCGTCGGCCGCCAGGACCCGGCGCCCATCGGTGCCGAGGCCGGGCTCGCCGTGCCGCGCGTGGACGGCGGCGTGGAGCTCTACACCGCCTCCACCGACCCGCACACCGACCGCGACCGCGTCGCCGCCTGCTGCGGGCTCCCGCCCGAGCAGGTCAAAGTCGTCGTCACCGGCGTGCCCGGGGCGATGGCCGACCGCGAGGACCTGAGCGTCCAGATCCCGCTGGGGCTGCTGGCCATCCGCACCGGCTGCCCCGTCAAGCTCGCCGCCGGGCGCGAGGAGTCCTTCCTCGGTCACCCCCACCGGCACCCCACGCTGCTGCGCTACCGGCACCACGCGGACGGCGCGGGCAAGCTCGTCAAGGTCGAGGCGCAGATCCTCATGGACGCCGGCGCCTACGCCGACGGCTCCCACGAGGCGCTGGCCGCCGCCGTCTCCTTCGCCGCCGGCCCCTACGTCGTCCCGCACGCGACGATCGACGGCTGGGCCGTGCGCACCAACAACCCGCCCTCCGGGCACGTGCGCGGGGAGGGCGCCCTCCAGGTCTGCGCGGCCTACGAGGGCCAGATGGACAAGCTCGCCAAGGCGCTCGGCATGGACCCGGCGGAGCTGCGCGCCCGCAACGTCATGGCCACCGGCGACCTCCTGCCGACCGGGCAGGCCGTCACCTGCCCCGCGCCCGTCGCCGAGCTGCTGCGCGGCGTCCGCGAGGCGCCGCTGCCCGCGCTCCCCGAGGACTGCCCCGAGGACCAGTGGCTCCTGCCCGGCGGCCCCGAGGGCGCGGGGGAGCCCGGCGCCGTCCGGCGCGGTGTCGGGCACGCCGTCGGCATGGTCCACCTGCTCGGCGCCGAGGGCACGGACGAGGTCGCCACGGCGACGGTGAAGGTGGACGGCCCCGTCGCGACCGTGCTGTGCGCCGCCGTCGAGACCGGGCAGGGCTTCACGACGCTGGCCCGGCAGGTCGTCCAGGAGGTGCTGGGCGTCGAGGAGGTCCACGTCGCCCCCGTCGACACCGACCAGCCCCCGGCCGGGCCCGGCGCCCGGGGCCGGCACACCTGGGTGTCGGCCGGTGCGGTGGAACGGGCGGCCAAGATGGTCCGCACCCAGCTGCTCCAGCCGCTGGCCGCGAACTTCGGCATGTCCACGGAGCTGCTGTCCATCGCGGACGGCAAGATCACCTCCTACGACGGCGTCCTGTCCACGACGGTCGCCGAGGCGCTGGAGGGCAAGGAGCTGTGGGCCACGGCCCAGTGCCGCCCGCACCCGACGGAGCCGCTGGACGACACCGGGCAGGGCGACGCCTTCGTCGGCCTGGCCTTCGCCGCCGTCCGGGCCGTCGTCGACGTGGACGTCGAGCTGGGCTCCGTCCGCGTCGTGGAGCTGGCGATCGCCCAGGACGTCGGCCGGGTGCTCAACCCGGCGCAGTGCCGCGCCCGCATCGAGGCGGGCCTCACCCAGGGCGTCGGCGCGGCCCTCACCGAGCACCTGCGGGTCGCCCGTGGCGTCGTCCGCCACCCCGACTTCACCGGGTACGCCCTGCCCACGGCACTCGACGCGCCGGACCTGCGGATCGTCGAACTCGTCGAGGAGCGCGACGTGGTGGCGCCCTTCGGGGCGAAGTCCGTCAGCGCGGTGCCCCTGGTCGTGGCGCCCGCCGCCATCGCCTCCGCCGTCCGCGCCGCCACCGGGCGTCCCGTCAACCGCCTCCCCATCCGCCCCTCCGCCGTGGTGACGGAGTAG
- a CDS encoding DEAD/DEAH box helicase — protein MTTTSHHLSPAFPGRAPWGTAGKLRAWQQGAMDRYLTAQPRDFLAVATPGAGKTTFALTLASWLLHHHVVQQVTVVAPTEHLKKQWAEAAARVGIKLDPEYSAGPVGREYHGVAVTYAGVGVRPMLHRNRCEQRKTLVILDEIHHAGDSKSWGEAVFEAFEPATKRLALTGTPFRSDTNPIPFVEYAEDNAGIRRSVADYTYGYGNALADGVVRPVIFLSYSGNMRWRTKAGDEVAARLGEPMTKDAVSQAWRTALDPRGEWMPSVLGAADRRLSEVRKAIPDAGGLVIASDQDSARAYAKLIREITGTSATLVLSDDSGASQRIEDFSHSDDRWMVAVRMVSEGVDVPRLAVGVYATTISTPLFFAQAVGRFVRSRRRGETASVFLPTIPMLLGFAHEMEVERDHVLDKPKKGGDEDPYAEEADLLKEAEREQDEETGEQDLLPFEALESDAVFDRVMYDGAEFGMQAHPGSEEEQDYLGIPGLLEPDQVQMLLQKRQARQIAHSRRRPDEEADLLEVPAERRPVVTHKELLELRKQLNSLVGAYSHQSGKPHGVIHTELRRLCGGPPTAEATAGQLTQRITKVREWATRMR, from the coding sequence GTGACTACCACCTCACACCACCTCTCCCCGGCCTTCCCCGGTCGGGCCCCGTGGGGCACCGCGGGCAAGCTGCGCGCCTGGCAGCAGGGTGCGATGGACCGCTATCTCACCGCGCAGCCCCGGGACTTCCTGGCCGTCGCCACACCGGGCGCCGGTAAGACGACGTTCGCGCTGACGCTGGCGTCCTGGCTGCTGCACCACCACGTCGTGCAGCAGGTGACCGTCGTCGCGCCGACCGAGCACCTGAAGAAGCAGTGGGCGGAGGCCGCCGCCCGGGTAGGCATCAAGCTGGACCCGGAGTACAGCGCGGGTCCGGTCGGCAGGGAGTACCACGGCGTCGCGGTGACGTACGCGGGCGTCGGCGTGCGGCCCATGCTGCACCGCAACCGCTGCGAGCAGCGCAAGACCCTGGTGATCCTGGACGAGATCCACCACGCGGGCGACAGCAAGTCCTGGGGCGAGGCCGTCTTCGAGGCCTTCGAGCCGGCGACGAAGCGGCTGGCGCTGACCGGTACGCCGTTCCGCTCCGACACGAACCCGATCCCGTTCGTGGAGTACGCGGAGGACAACGCGGGCATCCGCCGCTCCGTGGCCGACTACACCTACGGCTACGGCAACGCGCTGGCCGACGGCGTCGTGCGGCCCGTCATCTTCCTCTCCTACAGCGGCAACATGCGCTGGCGCACCAAGGCCGGGGACGAGGTCGCCGCGCGGCTGGGCGAGCCGATGACGAAGGACGCCGTCTCCCAGGCGTGGCGCACGGCGCTGGACCCACGCGGGGAGTGGATGCCGAGCGTGCTCGGCGCCGCCGACCGGCGGCTGAGCGAAGTGCGCAAGGCCATCCCGGACGCCGGCGGGCTGGTGATCGCCAGCGACCAGGACTCCGCCCGCGCCTACGCCAAGCTCATCCGGGAGATCACCGGCACCTCCGCGACGCTCGTGCTCTCCGACGACTCCGGGGCGTCGCAGCGCATCGAGGACTTCAGCCACTCCGACGACCGCTGGATGGTCGCCGTCCGCATGGTGTCCGAGGGCGTGGACGTCCCCCGGCTGGCGGTCGGGGTGTACGCGACGACGATCTCCACGCCGCTGTTCTTCGCACAGGCCGTGGGGCGTTTCGTGCGGTCCCGGCGGCGCGGTGAGACCGCGTCCGTGTTCCTCCCGACGATCCCCATGCTGCTCGGTTTCGCGCACGAGATGGAGGTCGAGCGCGACCACGTCCTGGACAAGCCGAAGAAGGGCGGGGACGAGGACCCGTACGCGGAGGAGGCCGACCTGCTGAAGGAGGCCGAGCGGGAGCAGGACGAAGAGACCGGCGAGCAGGACCTGCTGCCCTTCGAGGCGCTGGAGTCGGACGCCGTCTTCGACCGGGTCATGTACGACGGCGCCGAGTTCGGCATGCAGGCCCACCCCGGCAGCGAGGAGGAGCAGGACTACCTGGGCATCCCCGGCCTGCTGGAGCCGGACCAGGTGCAGATGCTCCTGCAGAAGCGGCAGGCGCGGCAGATCGCGCACAGCCGCAGGCGTCCCGACGAGGAGGCGGACCTGCTGGAGGTGCCCGCCGAGCGCCGTCCCGTCGTCACGCACAAGGAGCTGCTGGAGCTGCGCAAGCAGCTCAACTCCCTCGTCGGCGCCTACTCCCACCAGAGCGGCAAGCCGCACGGCGTGATCCACACGGAGCTGCGGCGGCTGTGCGGCGGGCCGCCGACCGCCGAGGCGACGGCGGGGCAGCTGACCCAGCGCATCACCAAGGTGCGGGAGTGGGCCACGCGGATGCGGTGA
- a CDS encoding IclR family transcriptional regulator has product MTAETSQTLDRGLRVLKLLADTDHGLTVTELSHKLGVNRTVIYRLLATLEQHSLIRRDLGGRARVGLGVLGLGRQVHPLVREAALPSLRSLAEEVGATAHLTLVDGSDALAVAVVEPSWTDYHVAYRPGFRHPLDRGAAGRAILAGRHPDADPAASYVLTHGELEAGASGAAAPLLGVAGIEGSVGVVMLSDSVPEKVGDRVVAAAQEVADALR; this is encoded by the coding sequence GTGACCGCGGAGACCTCTCAGACGCTCGACCGGGGACTCAGAGTCCTGAAACTTCTCGCCGACACCGATCACGGGCTGACCGTGACCGAGCTGTCCCACAAGCTCGGCGTCAACCGGACCGTGATCTACCGGCTGCTCGCCACGCTGGAGCAGCACTCCCTCATCCGCCGGGACCTCGGTGGCCGGGCCCGGGTCGGGCTCGGCGTCCTGGGCCTCGGCCGTCAAGTGCACCCCCTGGTGCGGGAGGCGGCCCTGCCGTCGCTGCGCTCCCTGGCCGAGGAGGTCGGCGCCACCGCCCACCTCACGCTGGTCGACGGCAGCGACGCGCTCGCCGTCGCCGTCGTCGAACCGAGCTGGACCGACTACCACGTCGCCTACCGGCCGGGCTTCCGGCATCCGCTCGACCGGGGCGCCGCCGGGCGTGCCATCCTCGCCGGCCGTCACCCCGACGCGGACCCGGCGGCCTCCTACGTGCTGACGCACGGGGAGTTGGAGGCCGGTGCGAGCGGGGCCGCCGCGCCGCTGCTCGGGGTGGCGGGGATCGAGGGCAGCGTCGGCGTGGTGATGCTGTCCGACTCGGTGCCGGAGAAGGTCGGCGACCGCGTCGTGGCCGCCGCCCAGGAGGTCGCGGACGCCCTGCGCTGA
- a CDS encoding S16 family serine protease encodes MSALAARRRPVLAACGLVLAALVVAAALVPLPYTLVQPGVTADVLGEYRGERVITVRGGDADEDPEGELLMTTIAATGPDATVRIGDVLSGWFAHDRAVMPREVVYPVGDSPEEIRDYNDERMADSQQAAVRAALDELGLDGEDVRVTVRLDEIGGPSAGLLFALGIVDTLDGDGSLTGGRTVAGTGTIAASGRVGPVGGVPLKTQAARRDGATVFLVPRAECAAAAAEAPPGLRLIPVGTLDDALDALADLRADRPTPTC; translated from the coding sequence ATGTCTGCTCTCGCCGCCCGCCGTCGTCCGGTGCTGGCCGCCTGCGGCCTCGTGCTGGCCGCTCTCGTCGTCGCCGCCGCCCTCGTCCCCCTGCCGTACACCCTCGTCCAGCCGGGCGTCACCGCCGACGTCCTCGGGGAGTACCGGGGCGAGCGGGTGATCACCGTGCGCGGTGGCGACGCGGACGAGGACCCGGAGGGCGAGCTGCTGATGACCACCATCGCGGCCACCGGCCCGGACGCCACCGTGCGGATCGGCGACGTGCTCTCCGGGTGGTTCGCGCACGACCGGGCGGTCATGCCGCGCGAGGTGGTCTACCCCGTCGGCGACTCGCCCGAGGAGATCCGCGACTACAACGACGAGCGGATGGCCGACTCCCAGCAGGCCGCCGTGCGGGCGGCACTGGACGAACTCGGGCTCGACGGCGAGGACGTGCGGGTCACCGTGCGGCTCGACGAGATCGGCGGGCCGAGCGCGGGACTGCTCTTCGCCCTCGGCATCGTGGACACGCTCGACGGCGACGGCAGCCTGACCGGCGGCCGTACCGTCGCGGGCACCGGGACGATCGCCGCCTCCGGACGTGTCGGCCCGGTCGGCGGCGTTCCGCTCAAGACGCAGGCCGCCCGGCGTGACGGGGCGACCGTCTTCCTCGTACCGCGCGCCGAGTGCGCGGCCGCGGCCGCCGAGGCCCCGCCGGGGCTGCGGCTGATCCCGGTCGGCACGCTCGACGACGCCCTGGACGCGCTGGCCGACCTCCGGGCGGACCGCCCGACACCCACCTGCTGA
- a CDS encoding Lrp/AsnC family transcriptional regulator produces MSVDELDGRLLELLAAEPRIGVLEASRRLGVARGTVQARLDRLQSSGVIRGFGPDVDPAALGYPVTAFATLEIKQGQGADVRAHLATVPEVLELHTITGHGDMLCRLVARSNADLQRVIDRVVGFAGIVRASTAIVMENPVPLRIVPLVRKASGLADRSGT; encoded by the coding sequence ATGAGCGTGGACGAGCTGGACGGCAGGCTGCTGGAACTCCTCGCGGCGGAGCCCCGCATCGGGGTGCTGGAGGCGTCCCGCAGGCTCGGCGTGGCCCGCGGCACGGTGCAGGCCCGCCTGGACCGGCTGCAGAGCTCCGGCGTCATCCGGGGGTTCGGCCCCGACGTGGACCCGGCCGCCCTCGGCTACCCCGTGACGGCGTTCGCCACCCTGGAGATCAAGCAGGGCCAGGGGGCGGACGTGCGCGCCCATCTGGCCACCGTGCCGGAGGTGCTGGAGCTGCACACCATCACCGGCCACGGGGACATGCTCTGCCGCCTGGTGGCCCGCTCCAACGCCGACCTCCAGCGGGTCATCGACCGCGTGGTCGGGTTCGCGGGCATCGTGCGCGCCTCGACGGCGATCGTCATGGAGAACCCCGTGCCGCTGCGGATCGTGCCCCTCGTGCGCAAGGCGTCCGGCCTCGCGGACCGCAGCGGTACCTGA
- the hppD gene encoding 4-hydroxyphenylpyruvate dioxygenase: MTETLQNAQTSRQDDPFPVKGMDAVVFAVGNAKQAAHYYSTAFGMRLVAYSGPENGSRETASYVLESGAARFVLTSVIKPVTEHGRFLAEHVAEHGDGVVDLAIEVPDARAAYAYAVEHGATGLTEPYEVKDEHGTVVLAAIATYGQTRHTLVDRSGYDGPYLPGFTAAQPIVEPPAKRTFQAVDHCVGNVELGKMNEWVTFYNKVMGFTNMKEFVGDDIATEYSALMSKVVADGTKKVKFPINEPAIAKKKSQIDEYLEFYGGPGVQHIALATNDIVSTVRTMRAAGVEFLNVPDTYYDTLGEWVGDTRVPIDELRELKILADRDEDGYLLQIFTKPVQDRPTVFFEMIERHGSMGFGKGNFKALFEAIEREQDRRGNL, from the coding sequence ATGACTGAGACCCTTCAGAACGCCCAGACCTCCCGGCAGGACGACCCCTTCCCGGTCAAGGGAATGGACGCGGTCGTGTTCGCCGTCGGCAACGCCAAGCAGGCGGCCCACTACTACTCCACGGCCTTCGGCATGCGCCTGGTCGCCTACTCCGGTCCGGAGAACGGCAGCCGCGAGACGGCCAGTTACGTGCTGGAGTCCGGTGCGGCGCGGTTCGTGCTGACCTCGGTCATCAAGCCGGTCACCGAGCACGGCCGGTTCCTCGCCGAGCACGTGGCCGAACACGGCGACGGTGTGGTGGACCTGGCCATCGAGGTGCCGGACGCCCGCGCGGCGTACGCGTACGCCGTCGAGCACGGCGCCACCGGGCTCACCGAGCCGTACGAGGTGAAGGACGAGCACGGCACCGTCGTCCTCGCCGCCATCGCCACCTACGGCCAGACCCGCCACACCCTGGTGGACCGTTCCGGCTACGACGGCCCCTACCTGCCCGGCTTCACCGCCGCGCAGCCGATCGTCGAGCCCCCCGCGAAGCGCACCTTCCAGGCCGTCGACCACTGCGTCGGCAACGTCGAGCTCGGCAAGATGAACGAGTGGGTGACCTTCTACAACAAGGTCATGGGCTTCACCAACATGAAGGAGTTCGTCGGCGACGACATCGCGACCGAGTACTCGGCGCTCATGTCCAAGGTCGTCGCGGACGGCACCAAGAAGGTGAAGTTCCCCATCAACGAGCCGGCGATCGCGAAGAAGAAGTCGCAGATCGACGAGTACCTGGAGTTCTACGGCGGCCCCGGCGTCCAGCACATCGCCCTCGCCACCAACGACATCGTCTCCACCGTGCGCACGATGCGCGCGGCGGGCGTGGAGTTCCTCAACGTGCCGGACACGTACTACGACACGCTCGGCGAGTGGGTCGGCGACACCCGCGTGCCCATCGACGAGCTGCGCGAGCTGAAGATCCTGGCCGACCGCGACGAGGACGGCTACCTGCTCCAGATCTTCACCAAGCCCGTCCAGGACCGCCCGACCGTCTTCTTCGAGATGATCGAGCGGCACGGGTCCATGGGCTTCGGCAAGGGCAACTTCAAGGCCCTGTTCGAGGCGATCGAGCGCGAGCAGGACCGCCGCGGCAACCTCTGA